Below is a genomic region from Brassica oleracea var. oleracea cultivar TO1000 chromosome C9, BOL, whole genome shotgun sequence.
CTCTTTTTATTGGTAGATCCTTTAATTAGTATACGATTGGGTTTTATATTTCGGAATTATCTTTCATTCGCTGTATGACTGTTTACACGGTCTCAAATTAACTGTTGAACTCAGTCCATATACTAATTTAGTATCTTTTTTTATTTATAGCTACTTGAAGTTAAATCATAAAATATTGTTCTACATATAATACATATATGTATTGCTCTTTATATTTTTTTTTCCATAAACCGTTTTGTGATTTTTTTGAATAATAATCTTGATTTCATAAAAATTAAAAAGAAACAAAGTTAGTCCACCAAGAGAGACTTTACGATAGAATAGAGAACTGTGCATTTGCTAAGGAATCAACTATAACATTACTCAAATGAAGGGTGAAATAAAATTAGATACAGTAGATGGAACTCTATAAATTAAAAAACACTATAGATTAATAAATTTCTCCAATTTTGAATTGGACCGGTTCAAAATATGACACAAATCGATAAAATAATGATTTTAAGTAAATTTTTGTAAAAATATGATTTCATTAAAATTATAAATTCGAAATCAAGACCCTATTATACTCCTTTTGGGAAGAAGAATTTCTTAGAGGTTCCTTGATTTTATTAATAATTCATTTGTATATACATTTATATATGTACAAACAAATCATTATATGATTTGTTTTATATTCAAAATGGAATTATTTTTATAATTTTTTAATATTTAATATATTTTAATGAGATTTGGTAAAATTATATCTAAAATCACATTTAAACTATATTAAACATATTTTATATGCGCCAAATAATATAATAAAATAGTATGAACGTTGAATTTCAAAATTTTAATTAATGTATATACATAAAATTAAATATATTTTTTTATTTTAGAAAAGTATATATTTATTATATATAAATCTAAAAAAAAAAAATTTGTAGATTAATAACTCTATAAATTAATAAATATCATAATCTCAACATTAATAATTTATAGAATTTTTACTGTAAATTCAAACCTACAACTTAATAATCTATAAAAAATATAATAAGAATAAATTACAATATCTAACACATAAGGAAATCTAGGGGGGGGAGGGGGGGGGTTACTTTAATTATTTGGAAACTATTAAATTTCTACACTGTGATATCTCCAGTATTGAAGTGTTTTGTGATCAGCAAAAAGTTGGTTGGAAAGGAAACAGCATTTGTATAGTGTATATATATTCATGGTATTTTTCTTGGAAAATGTTCAAGTTATTTATATCATATGGTTAAAAATAATGGTAATAAGTTATAACTTGACTATTTGAGGCTTTATGTCTTAATATTTGTTGTTGTTGTCAATAACTTTTAATATGCTGGTCAGAATTTGGTTGGTAATACAGTTGTTGAAACTATTAAGTTGTACATATCCTATACATCAATTCTTGGTTAATTTTGACTTATTTATATAAATTTTGTATATAGTTTTATTTTATGATTTTCTAAACAAAATCTAGTAGTATTAATTGATATTTATAAATTTATGGTACATATTATTATCATGAGAAAAAAATGGTGTAAATTTTTATTTTCTCTAGAAGTTCAATTTGAATGTCTTTTTAAGAGGTATACTTAAACAAGAAACAAACAAAAAATATTTATATGCATCAAATATTTTCTTCCTAATTATTTATTTTGGGAATTACATCCTCTAGAAACAAAATTCTATAAATCTCTGAACAAAAAATATAAATCAGTATATTACTGAAAAAACAGATTATAAGTTTCATCGGAAAACATAGGCGATGGAAAAACCGATTGTTAGATTTTACACTAAGTCAAAGATGCCACGGCTGCGATGGGCTACTGATCTCCATCAATATTTTGTTTATGTTGTTAATCGACTCGGTGGCGAAAGAAGTAAACAATTTTTTGTTTTTTTTCCAACAACAATTACAGTTTCTCTATTAAAAATTATGTCTATCAAAACCAATATTATTTGTTTTGATAATTTTCTCTACTTTCAAAATTTATCTATATTATAATTTATAAATAATTTTTATATTATTATATATTTATTGTTTGATTGTATAAAAAAGTATGTATTTTATTGTTAAAATTGCAGAAGCAACTCCTAAGAAGATTGTGCAGGCAATGGGTGTGAAAAGTCTCACACTATCTCATGTGAAAAGCCTTCTCCAGGTCATTATATACACACAAAATATGTCTAAAGTATCACTATAAATGCAAATTTTCAGTGTGTGATCATTTATATTTGTCTATGCTGGTGTTTACTGAATCAAACGAATCTGTTGATCTCAATAGATGTATAGGAACAAGAAGCGGAGAGACTCAGTACAAGGTAAATAAATATCACACGCACTTTAATTTAAAGCTGTACAAGCATGTTTGTATTGTACATCTTTTTGCACATGATCCAATAACAGAGAGTTCACAGCAGATATGATAATTGTTTTGTGATGTCCATGATTTGTTTCATTTCATTCGGATATAAAATTTTCAATTCGTTGGCTTGGTCTGAAACATTTTGATTTTTGGGCCAGAGAACAGAAGAAATTGTATCTTAAAATGAACGAAAATGGTAATAAAGTTCTAAAATGGTAACAGTCTTAATTAAGGCATTAGCCAACTGAGTGACATATGATTTATGAAATGAACGGTCAAAAATTTAATATTGTAAACAAGACTGGAAGCACATGCTTATATGCCTTCCACTCAGGATCGGCATTATTTGTATTGATATGAAATTACTGGATTTATGTTGTAATTCAAAAACTTAAATGGTATTTAGTTATTTTATAAATATTTTAAAAATGTTTGAAATATCAAATATTTTGCCGTAGTCTTATTATAAATTACATGTGTGCAATTCTATAGCAGAAAGGATAATGAGACAAGAAATGAGGTGGCGGCAATTTCAACAACACTTTCAAATCTATGAACGCCTTCGAGACGCTACCGAGTTTATCCAAAATCAACGAAGGTTCATGCGATAATTAATCAGCTATATATTATTAAGTATCTTTTTTTTTTTGTAAACAGTTATTAACTATCTTTTTAAGAAATGCAACCTCAACTTTGAATTAATAACAATTTGAATTTGTTTAACATTATTTTATTGCTTGTGTGGCAGTGTTACAATAATTTTAAACAAACTTTAAACTAATAATTTATTCTCTAAGTAATATACGAGTCCCAAATATTATGATATTTTTGATTGGTTGTATTTTTGAAAAGTGGTAGTCAACTTATGATATTTTAATGATTTCTCTAAATTCATCTAATTGTTTATTTATATATACATTATTTTTTCCTGTTTTATATATAATGATAAACTTTGTTTTGAATTTCTTGTAGGCTAAGCGATAATAAAGAAAAAACAATCGAATTTCTGAAACCAAGTAACAAAACTATGGAGGTATCTTGCAAGTCTCTATTTCAAAAAAAATATCATCACCCTACACTCATTGCTAAAATTTTTATATTTATCAAATGTTTACCCATAATAATGATATCTAACTATTTTCGATATTATTTTCCGATTATATTTTCTAAGTTTATGTTGATTTTGGATATGCTATCATATAAAAAAAGATAATCTATATGACAATAGAAACTTGAGAATGCATTTTTTTTTTTTAATTTAGTAAAACATGGTTGCTTATAATTACTGTCATCTATATGATTGGTTTATGGTAGGTCGGACATGCTGACGATGGTTTGGTTGCTGTTAGCGATGGTGCAAATGTTCGTTTAAACTCCACAGGAGTTTTGAAGGGGGAAGAGAAATTGTCCCTTGGACTCACTCTTGGACTCAACTACTAAGAGGACTTCGGTTCTATCCTTTTTAAGTTTCCTATATTTATGTAATTCTTGTTCCATATAATGGTATGAGAACAATAAAAATGAACATATGCGTTCCAATCAAAAAAAGGAACAATATAATATAAAATGTAACTATGTGATTTTTCATTCATTATTTGGGTGAAAATATTATTTAATAATAAATATTTTATTGCAGACAAGAATCTCTTCTTATCATTCACTGAGACCTCGTTCTTCTTCTCTGTATCAAGTTTATGCAAAAACATTTGCTAGTTACTTCACCTATATCTCTGTCCCTTTGGTGAAGCCCCTGAAATCATAGACCATTTAAATATTTTGACAAAATTTCTAGTTTATGAATGTTCTGACCTTGTAGACATTTCCAAATCCACCTTGACCAAGCTTAGTTTAAGGCAAGAATCTGTTGGAACCCAAATTTTGTAAGTCTTTGGACTGCGTAAAATTTTAGATTAATGTGAAGAGAGAAAGTTGGATCAAATTTTTTTTGGGTTCTAAATAAAAAGTAAGAAGTCTTACATTTCTTATGACAAGATAAATCTTGTACTATATATATGGCATCACTTTAACAAGGTTCACAAGCTTGTGGGATAGTATGGAGCAGGAGTGAGAGAGGTCACACTCCAAGAAAACATCAATTTAGAGACTTTTATTGCGACTGTACATGGTGATTGCAATGTTGTGTGACTAGTTTTTAACTAATTTACAAGTACCGTAGAACAGCCATATATGGTAATTTAGTCGCCTATTTGAGACACATTTGAGACGTTTTTCGTGGCTAATCAGCGTAGTTGCATCACAGTAGTATTATTATGACTTATTTAGAACTATTTATGCAATTGCAAATCCGTTATTACACAAATAATGTAAATATCATAGTTGCAAAGTCGTAGCTATAGGTTTGCGAAGTGACTAATTAGCTGAGTTAAAAGCAAAGAAGAAACAAATTAATTGCAAATTTCTATACACTATTATGAAAACAATTACGTATAGTGTATATTAATGGCTGCCTATGCGATTTTAAAAAAAATGTAATTGTTTTTATAATATTTATTTAAAAGTGATAAATCCATAATAAATTCTAGATATCTGGATTTTCTATTGAGATTATACATCTAGATGCAGCATCTAAATACATATTTAAAAGTGTTAAAAAAAACTTTTGAGCATTTGCATCCATATGGAACGTTTGGATGCAAAACCGAATATGGCCTATATCATCTTACGACAAATCAGTTTATTGGATGTTTGTAGTAACACAGTTGCAGACACCAACGATCAACTTATTTATAACTCAACGGCAACTCATCTCCGTGAAAATGTTATTACTCACTGACATTTTACTATTTTCAGATAGGGAATTATTCCTAGTGAAAGCAGGACCTCTAAGTAAAGGGATGGTGATAGTCTCACTGCTAAGCCAAACTATTACAGAACTCATGGTTGGTCTCTTTGCCGCATTCTCTTGAACGCACAATAAACCAATCTGGATCAACTTGATGATCTCGTTTCTCGGATTCTTCATCAGTAAAGGATCAATTACCATCTCAGGCTTTCCTTCAACCCATCGCTTCCATGCCTATACCAATAAAGATATGTTCTTACTTTCTTTATGCATGTTATAAGTAAAAGAAATGAACAAAGACATGTGAGGAAGCTTACAAAAGCTGCAAGTCCCTCTCCTTCAAAGCTATAGTTCTTTTGACCACTTATTATCTCTAGAAGCATAACACCGAAACTAAAAACGTCAGATTTAGCTGAGATTTGCCCATGATTCACGTATTTCGGAGCCATATATCCACTGCATACATTAATTGGTGAATGTTTGAAACATTATGTTAAACTCATAGAGTATTAGCATAGTGAATCTTCTAACAATGCATATATAAGAAACTATGCTATTTTTTTTTTTTGGTCAAACATTCATTCATTAAATTAAAGCAAAAGGTTCATACTCCACTAAGGAGGGGAGTTCATACATAAAACAAGAGCAGACTTAGCTAGCCCATCAGCTACACCATTCTCCAAACGAGGAATGTGATGAAAAGAGATAAAAGTAAAAGAACTACTCAACACGCATATGTCGTGGAGGATCCCTTGAAGCTCAACAAAAGAAGAGTTCGTCGTAAGCAGTGACACAAGACTACGAGAGTCTGAAAAACATCTTAGGTCTCGGATGCCTAAGCCAGTAGCAATTTCCAACGCCATTTTAAGAGATAGAGCCTCTGCCATCAAGGTAGAACCGACATATCGCTTTGCATTAGCGCCTTGTACCATCAACAACCCCATGTGATCTTTGAAGCACCATCCCATACCACCGGTCTTTGAGGTCGCATCCCACGCTCCATCTGTATAACAAAGAGTAGCAAAGGAGCTATAGTTTTGAGCAGCAGCCAGCGGGGGAGGAGGAGGCTTTGGTGGTGGTGTAACTTGAGCGAGGCTCCATTCTTTGGCATCTTTGATTGCCTTATTAAGGACCTCTGTTTCGGTATACTTTTTGTTTTCAAACAGGAGCTGATTCCTGCAGGTCCAAAGGTTCCATAGCAGCCAAGGGAATAACGGTTTACTAACCCCTGCTGGCGGGAGAGTGATCATCCTCTTGCTATTCTCGATCAAGCTCAGGATCGTCGGGGTTGCTTCATTAGGTTTGTGCATAGCTGGGAGGAGATCCCAAATCTTTTTCGCAAAAGGACATTGAAAAAAGGTGTGGATCTCACTCTCATTAGCGCCACACTTCTTGCAAGTTGTTGTCGCGGCAATACCCCTTCTGGCCAGGCACTACAAGAATATCGAGTATTCATAGCACACGAATATAGCGTTGTTTTTGTTTATGCTATGGTTTATAACACACGGCTTTTTCTATAGCGTTTTGTTTTAATGAAACGCTATATTTAATTTAGGCGGAAAAAATAGATTCGATACGCGGTATATTTTTTAGCTAAGTGTTTTCGCGGTTAGTTATTAGTAGCAAAACCAAAATAAAAGTGTTATGAAAAACCAATACGCGGGATAAAGTTATTTTTTGGGTTTTCCCTCAAAAAATATTCTAAGGCAAAAATAAGAAAGATATCTTTCTATCGAAACCGAGCTTGTGCCTCTCTCTCTCTCGAATCCTCATTCCAACNNNNNNNNNNNNNNNNNNNNNNNNNNNNNNNNNNNNNNNNNNNNNNNNNNNNNNNNNNNNNNNNNNNNNNNNNNNNNNNNNNNNNNNNNNNNNNNNNNNNNNNNNNNNNNNNNNNNNNNNNNNNNNNNNNNNNNNNNNNNNNNNNNNNNNNNNNNNNNNNNNNNNNNNNNNNNNNNNNNNNNNNNNNNNNNNNNNNNNNNNNNNNNNNNNNNNNNNNNNNNNNNNNNNNNNNNNNNNNNNNNNNNNNNNNNNNNNNNNNNNNNNNNNNNNNNNNNNNNNNNNNNNNNNNNNNNNNNNNNNNNNNNNNNNNNNNNNNNNNNNNNNNNNNNNNNNNNNNNNNNNNNNNNNNNNNNNNNNNNNNNNNNNNNNNNNNNNNNNNNNNNNNNNNNNNNNNNNNNNNNNNNNNNNNNNNNNNNNNNNNNNNNNNNNNNNNNNNNNNNNNNNNNNNNNNNNNNNNNNNNNNNNNNNNNNNNNNNNNNNNNNNNNNNNNNNNNNNNNNNNNNNNNNNNNNNNNNNNNNNNNNNNNNNNNNNNNNNNNNNNNNNNNNNNNNNNNNNNNNNNNNNNNNNNNNNNNNNNNNNNNNNNNNNNNNNNNNNNNNNNNNNNNNNNNNNNNNNNNNNNNNNNNNNNNNNNNNNNNNNNNNNNNNNNNNNNNNNNNNNNNNNNNNNNNNNNNNNNNNNNNNNNNNNNNNNNNNNNNNNNNNNNNNNNNNNNNNNNNNNNNNNNNNNNNNNNNNNNNNNNNNNNNNNNNNNNNNNNNNNNNNNNNNNNNNNNNNNNNNNNNNNNNNNNNNNNNNNNNNNNNNNNNNNNNNNNNNNNNNNNNNNNNNNNNNNNNNNNNNNNNNNNNNNNNNNNNNNNNNNNNNNNNNNNNNNNNNNNNNNNNNNNNNNNNNNNNNNNNNNNNNNNNNNNNNNNNNNNNNNNNNNNNNNNNNNNNNNNNNNNNNNNNNNNNNNNNNNNNNNNNNNNNNNNNNNNNNNNNNNNNNNNNNNNNNNNNNNNNNNNNNNNNNNNNNNNNNNNNNNNNNNNNNNNNNNNNNNNNNNNNNNNNNNNNNNNNNNNNNNNNNNNNNNNNNNNNNNNNNNNNNNNNNNNNNNNNNNNNNNNNNNNNNNNNNNNNNNNNNNNNNNNNNNNNNNNNNNNNNNNNNNNNNNNNNNNNNNNNNNNNNNNNNNNNNNNNNNNNNNNNNNNNNNNNNNNNNNNNNNNNNNNNNNNNNNNNNNNNNNNNNNNNNNNNNNNNNNNNNNNNNNNNNNNNNNNNNNNNNNNNNNNNNNNNNNNNNNNNNNNNNNNNNNNNNNNNNNNNNNNNNNNNNNNNNNNNNNNNNNNNNNNNNNNNNNNNNNNNNNNNNNNNNNNNNNNNNNNNNNNNNNNNNNNNNNNNNNNNNNNNNNNNNNNNNNNNNNNNNNNNNNNNNNNNNNNNNNNNNNNNNNNNNNNNNNNNNNNNNNNNNNNNNNNNNNNNNNNNNNNNNNNNNNNNNNNNNNNNNNNNNNNNNNNNNNNNNNNAGAATTACTTCGACCAGCTCCTGACGGTAGTTCACGACATGCTTCCAGTAGATAATGTCGTTCCGCGTTCAACAGATGAGGTGAAGAAATTCTTGAAAGTGTTTGGTTTTGGATACGATCAGATTCATGCCTGCACAAACGACTGCATTCTTTACCGTAAGGAATACAAGGACATGACAAGTTGTCCAAGATGTGGCCTCTCAAGATGGGAAAGGGATAAGCACACTGGTGAGGAGAGGACAGGGATTCCAGCTAAGGTTCTAAGGTACTTTCCTATCAAAGATAGATTCAGTAGGATGTTTAGATCGAAGAGGATGGCTGAAGATTTGGTTTGGCATTTCAACAATGCTAGCTCAGATGGTACAATGCGGCACCCAGTAGACTCTATAACCTGGTCCACTGTGAAGGATAAGTGGCCACAGTTTTCTGACGAAGCAAGAAACCTCCGGCTTGGTCTTTGTACGGATGGTATGAATCCTTTCTCATTCCAAAGCTCCACCCACAGTACATGGCCGGTGTTATTAGTCAACTACAACATGCATCCCACATTGTGTCTGAAAGAAGAGAACATTATGCTTACTTTTCTGATCCCTGGACCAACTGTGCCGAGCAACAACATTGAACCAATGTACAAAATTGGGTGTGTTCCTCTTGGACCTGGAGCAGCTGCTGTTATTGTCAATGTTGTAACAAAAGCTGATGCTTATGTCTGGAGGCCAACCACAACTATATTTTCACTTGGACAAGCAATGGGTAACAAAATCGCATGGCCAGCAGACAACGTAATACTGGATAACGACCAAGGCACCACACCTGAAAGTCACACAAATGCTTCATCGGTAAACATCTTATTAAAAGGTGCTTAAGAAGAATGCTTATTTGTGGAGACCTAGTCCCGAGATGTCAACCATTGCTGATGCACTTCATCAAAGTATCGCTTGGCCAATTCAGAAGATAGATATCATTAACCAGTCTCCAAAAAGAGTTTCGCCATTATCATCTTCACCTCAGGTAACTTTTTCGAACGTAAAGCATTTATTGGAATTGTTATGCGCAGTCGCATGATGCTTTTGTTTTGGTGATAGAGTGTCAGTAACAGCTTGGACACTGCTAAATCAAGTCCAGAGAAGAACTACATCTTGTTAGATTGCTTTAACTCGGGAAAGACTATCGCTGAGGGCCGTGTTGTTTTCACAAATCCAGAGGATAGAGTCCACTTTGTCCCATTAGGTGAAAATGCTTCCAAGGTCTTCGTTCTAGTGACAAAGATTGGAGATGCAAAAGTTTGGAGACCAAATGCAGAAGTTGAATTCATATCCGATGCTTTAGGTACCACTGTGGCTTGGCCTAATGACAAAGTTATATTTGTCTGATACTTCTATGTTTCATATATAGCTATGTTTTAAAACTTTGGTGTGTTGTTTGGTTCGTTGACGTTGGTGGATGTTGTTTTGTGTTGGTGGATGTTGTTGAACATGTATGTCAACAGGATATGTACTCTTTTAATGTTTAATAATAATTAATGCATAATATTATTTATGTTAAATATTTATTATATTTAAATTTTATTATATTACGGTTTCAATTTAATTATAGCATTAACGCTACGAAAGAGAAATCTGTAAAAGTATAAGGCTTCGAATCAATATCGTAAAACGAATCCTATATTAAAATATTAAAATAGCAAAAGCGGAAACGCTATCTAAATAAAACATATGTAGCGGAAGCGAAAAGCACTATCTTAAGTGGAAGACCTATTATCACGGCCGATGATACAGCGTACCTAATAACGCTATGGTATCGTAGTATAGCGTTTTCCCGGCGCAATAAATACTCATTTTTCTTGTAGTGAGGGATTCTCCCACTGGTAGAGCTCTGTTGGCCAGTTTCCACAAGAATAATTTAAGCTTCGAGGAGGTCTCAACATTCCAGACACAAGCCTTCCAGTTAAAAGAACCATTCCTCGCTTGTTGTGTTTTGTTCCCTTCCGCAAGCTTTTCCATAGCATAGCCAGACTTAGTGGAGTAACTGCCAGTCTTCTCTGGGAACCACACCATAGTGTCTTCCATATTGAGCGAACTGGGTTGGATGAGTCTGATAGCTGCTTCATACTGCGGTAAATGAGACCGGATCTCTGGGACATTCAATTCTGCGGTATCAGGCTGGAGGAGATCTCTTACGGTCATGTCTTTTTCTTCAAAGGTTGGTGGGCCTATAGGGCATAGAGCACCACTGGTTGATAGCCAGTTCTCTTTCCAAAGGTTGACGTTCCTGCCATCGCCTATGGCCCATCCAACACCTAGCTTTAAGACTTCCCGTCCCGCTAAAATTCCTCGCCAGCCATGCGACATTGCTCACTAAAAGAACATTCCAAAAGACTCTCGTTACGACAATACTTCCCGAGTAATGTCTGCCCAAGCAAGGAGTCTGGGTTCTTTAGCAATCTCCAAGTTAGTTTGGCTAGTAAGGCGTCATTGAAAAGTTCGATGTCTCTAAACCCGAGGCCACCAACAGATTTCGGGAGCGTGAGTCTATCCCACGCGATCCAGCAGAGCCGTCTCTGTTCCGGTTTCTGATCCCACCAGAACCGGGTTAAAACCGCTTGGATTTGTTTACAAAGAGACTGAGGAAATTTGAAGCAGGACATGGCGTAAGAAGGCATTGCTGCCAGCACTGATTTCAGCAAAACTAGCTTCCCAGCTCCCGACAGAAATCTAGTCGTCCAGCCATGGGATTTTTGTCTGATACGATCCACCAAGGAGGCAAAAATGTCGCGCTTTCTTCTCCCGAAATGCTCAGGTAGACCGAGGTACTTTCCTATGCCTCCTTCTTGTCCTGTACCAAGGGCTGATTTAACATTCTGCTTTGTGCTCGGCAGCGTCTTGGAAGAGAAGGTAATTGCAGATTTATTGCGGTTGATGCATTGGCCGGAGGCCAGCTCGTATCTCTACAAAATCGACACTAGGGCTTCGCAGCTGGCACTGTCAGAACGGCAGAAAAACATGGTGTCATCCGCGAAGAGGAGATGGTTTATCGGTGGACAGGCACATGCGACTTTTACTCCAGCTAAAGCCCCCCTCTCTTGCGCTTGGTTACAAAGCCCGGACAGCACAT
It encodes:
- the LOC106317610 gene encoding putative Myb family transcription factor At1g14600; the encoded protein is MEKPIVRFYTKSKMPRLRWATDLHQYFVYVVNRLGGERKATPKKIVQAMGVKSLTLSHVKSLLQMYRNKKRRDSVQAERIMRQEMRWRQFQQHFQIYERLRDATEFIQNQRRLSDNKEKTIEFLKPSNKTMEVGHADDGLVAVSDGANVRLNSTGVLKGEEKLSLGLTLGLNY